Proteins found in one Siniperca chuatsi isolate FFG_IHB_CAS linkage group LG22, ASM2008510v1, whole genome shotgun sequence genomic segment:
- the ift46 gene encoding intraflagellar transport protein 46 homolog isoform X1, producing MERADRGKDTRLLKNQPYDESLEVIDSEEVASVYSPTPRRHRQSESRRSRKGRGLMSASGSDEFDEDQEPLRAIEPTGGQPGVSPREEEEEEEEEEEDSDEDDSDDDDEPSEAPEGAYDPADYANLPVSTEIKELFQYITRYSPQCVELEHSLKPFIPDFIPAVGDIDAFLKVPRPDGKADSLGLLVLGEPSVKQSDPTVLSLWLSEESKQHGAAELKKVTSIASPQSNPRALDSWVESISALHRSKPPASVQYGRAMPDIDSLMQEWPAELEELLGRLQLPPARLQCGPARYADIICSLLDIPVYSSRIQSLHLLFSLYLEFRDSQHFTRRA from the exons ATGGAGCGGGCTGACCGGGGCAAAGACACCAGACTGCTGAAGAACCAGCCGTACGACGAGAGCCTGGAGGTGATCGACTCCGAGGAGGTGGCGAGCGTCTACAGCCCGACTCCCCGCAGGCACCGACAG tCAGAGTCCAGGAGGAGCCGGAAGGGGCGTGGCCTGATGTCGGCCAGCGGCAGTGACGAGTTTGATGAAGACCAGGAGCCTCTGAGGGCCATCGAGCCAACCGGCGGGCAGCCTGGGGTCAGTCCAcgcgaggaggaggaagaggaggaagaggaggaggaggactccGATGAAGATGACTCAGACGATGACGACGAGCCCAGCGAGGCTCCAGAGGGGGCGTACGACCCCGCCGACTACGCCAACCTGCCCGTCAGCACCGAGATCAAAGAGCTGTTCCAGTACATCACGCG CTACAGCCCTCAGTGCGTCGAGCTGGAGCACAGCCTGAAGCCGTTCATCCCGGACTTCATCCCGGCCGTGGGAGACATCGACGCCTTCCTGAAG GTGCCGAGGCCCGACGGTAAAGCGGACAGTCTGGGGCTGCTGGTTCTGGGCGAGCCCAGCGTGAAACAGTCGGACCCCACGGTGCTGTCACTGTGGCTGTCGGAGGAGAGCAAACAGCACGGGGCCGCCGag TTGAAGAAGGTGACGAGTATCGCCAGCCCTCAGTCCAACCCTCGGGCGCTGGACAGCTGGGTGGAGAGTATCAGCGCCCTGCACCGCTCCAAACCTCCGGCCAGCGTTCAGTACGGCCGAGCGATGCCGGACATCGACAGCCTGAtgcaggagtggccggccgagctggaggagctgctgggCCGCCTGCAGCTGCCGCCCGCCCGCCTGCAGTGCGGCCCGGCCCGGTACGCCGACATCATCTGCAGCCTGCTGGACATCCCGGTGTACAGCAGCAGGATCCAGTCTCTgcacctgctgttcagcctctACCTGGAGTTCAGAGACTCGCAGCACTTCACGCGCAGAGCTTAG
- the ift46 gene encoding intraflagellar transport protein 46 homolog isoform X2, translated as MSASGSDEFDEDQEPLRAIEPTGGQPGVSPREEEEEEEEEEEDSDEDDSDDDDEPSEAPEGAYDPADYANLPVSTEIKELFQYITRYSPQCVELEHSLKPFIPDFIPAVGDIDAFLKVPRPDGKADSLGLLVLGEPSVKQSDPTVLSLWLSEESKQHGAAELKKVTSIASPQSNPRALDSWVESISALHRSKPPASVQYGRAMPDIDSLMQEWPAELEELLGRLQLPPARLQCGPARYADIICSLLDIPVYSSRIQSLHLLFSLYLEFRDSQHFTRRA; from the exons ATGTCGGCCAGCGGCAGTGACGAGTTTGATGAAGACCAGGAGCCTCTGAGGGCCATCGAGCCAACCGGCGGGCAGCCTGGGGTCAGTCCAcgcgaggaggaggaagaggaggaagaggaggaggaggactccGATGAAGATGACTCAGACGATGACGACGAGCCCAGCGAGGCTCCAGAGGGGGCGTACGACCCCGCCGACTACGCCAACCTGCCCGTCAGCACCGAGATCAAAGAGCTGTTCCAGTACATCACGCG CTACAGCCCTCAGTGCGTCGAGCTGGAGCACAGCCTGAAGCCGTTCATCCCGGACTTCATCCCGGCCGTGGGAGACATCGACGCCTTCCTGAAG GTGCCGAGGCCCGACGGTAAAGCGGACAGTCTGGGGCTGCTGGTTCTGGGCGAGCCCAGCGTGAAACAGTCGGACCCCACGGTGCTGTCACTGTGGCTGTCGGAGGAGAGCAAACAGCACGGGGCCGCCGag TTGAAGAAGGTGACGAGTATCGCCAGCCCTCAGTCCAACCCTCGGGCGCTGGACAGCTGGGTGGAGAGTATCAGCGCCCTGCACCGCTCCAAACCTCCGGCCAGCGTTCAGTACGGCCGAGCGATGCCGGACATCGACAGCCTGAtgcaggagtggccggccgagctggaggagctgctgggCCGCCTGCAGCTGCCGCCCGCCCGCCTGCAGTGCGGCCCGGCCCGGTACGCCGACATCATCTGCAGCCTGCTGGACATCCCGGTGTACAGCAGCAGGATCCAGTCTCTgcacctgctgttcagcctctACCTGGAGTTCAGAGACTCGCAGCACTTCACGCGCAGAGCTTAG
- the LOC122870276 gene encoding bryoporin-like, with the protein MSSSVSGKHTFSITAVSLPLWTTSESADERREERTAANKRRGASSSSQSGHRGKSAEPDRLRLKAPQQVEDTMTLPTHRQCTIELENKCSAYTLCNPHVSTVSGSCAKALPPTLSPSESGSALFIKTPDTACGSVGVLTYDLQNASTEKCDGKMAVMFSVPYDFNVYSNWYAVGVFDENKVCDNSLYEEMYHNAENGFVRGQAKDGGLTYKGKGVAVRATMSDSYTPVIEVQVCIN; encoded by the exons ATGAGCTCCTCTGTTTCTGGGAAACACACTTTTAGCATCACAGCAGTTTCTCTTCCACTTTGGACAACTTCTGAATCAGCAGATGAACGGAGAGAGGAGCGGACAGCAGCAAATAAAAGGAGAGGAGCTTCGTCCTCGTCGCAGTCGGGTCACCGAGGAAAATCTGCTGAACCAGATCGACTCCGTCTGAAGGCTCCACAGCAG GTTGAAGACACCATGACACTTCCAACCCATCGCCAGTGCACCATTGAGCTTGAGAATAAGTGCTCTGCGTACACGCTGTGTAACCCGCA TGTGTCCACTGTCAGTGGATCCTGTGCGAAGGCTTTGCCGCCAACACTCAGTCCCTCTGAATCTGGCAGCGCCCTGTTCATCAAGACTCCTGACACAGCATGCGGATCTGTTGGAGTCCTCACTTACGATCTGCAGAATGCATCCACAGAGAAATGTGATGGAAAAATGGCCGTCATGTTCTCCGTCCCTTATGACTTCAACGTGTACTCTAACTGGTACGCGGTGGGAGTCTTTGACGAGAATAAAGTGTGTGATAACAGCCTTTATGAAGAGATGTATCACAACGCAGAGAACGGGTTTGTCAGAGGTCAAGCTAAAGATGGCGGTCTGACTTACAAAGGCAAAGGTGTTGCCGTCAGAGCCACCATGTCCGACAGTTACACTCCCGTCATCGAGGTACAAGTGTGCATCAACTGA